In Longimicrobiales bacterium, a genomic segment contains:
- a CDS encoding S9 family peptidase — MSQRMQPFATVALAIAVVLVTPSFVSAQADETRTISLEMYLDLESASDPQISPDGSQVVYTRGWVDKMNDRRESSVWIMNVDGSRARFLVDGSGPIWSPDGTRIAYTSEGEPKGSQIFVRWMDDEGASSQITRLQKAPGGIRWAPDGNTLSFTMTMDGEEAWSVSPPGRPEGANWTEPPKVVTRADYRQDRVGFVDEGWRHIFVVPAEGGTARQLTDGYWNHSTGEWTPDGAELVFSSLRTEDSELSWRQSEVYAVNVANGTIRQLTTRHGQDSGPIPSPAGDLIAYRGADFHTDTYRNSGVYIMNMDGSNSHLISGDFDRSINGMQWAHDGSGLYLTVSAEGDRNIHFVSTGGGVTALSSGNHMFALSSFTADGQAVGTLTSPQLPSDIVSFSLSDPNRRTQLTHVNDDVFAGVTFGDVEEIKYESVDGFEIEGWIVKPPDFDPSRKYPMMLSIHGGPHGMYNVGFNFAWQEHAANGYVVLYTNPRGSSGYGSAFGNSIKNAYPGKDYDDLMNGVDLVIDRGYIDDENMFVYGCSGGGVLTSWVVGHTDRFAAASANCPVINWLSFVGTTDGIGWYRNFENLPWDDPSEHLRRSPLMYVGNVTTPTMLMTGVNDLRTPMPQTEEYFAALKVMGVETAMVRFNNEWHGTSSTPSNFLRTQLFLREWFAKHSSGRSITQD, encoded by the coding sequence ATGTCGCAACGCATGCAACCCTTCGCCACCGTGGCCCTGGCGATCGCGGTCGTGTTGGTGACTCCGTCCTTCGTGTCCGCTCAGGCAGACGAAACAAGGACGATCTCCTTGGAAATGTATCTCGATCTCGAGAGCGCATCCGACCCCCAGATCTCCCCCGATGGCTCGCAAGTCGTCTACACCCGTGGCTGGGTCGACAAGATGAACGATCGCCGCGAGTCGTCAGTCTGGATCATGAATGTCGACGGTTCGAGGGCTCGCTTCCTCGTCGACGGCTCCGGTCCGATCTGGTCTCCAGACGGGACTCGGATCGCCTATACCTCTGAAGGCGAGCCCAAAGGCAGCCAGATCTTCGTTCGCTGGATGGACGACGAAGGTGCCTCGAGCCAGATCACGCGACTGCAGAAGGCTCCTGGCGGAATCCGTTGGGCGCCCGACGGCAACACACTTTCATTCACGATGACTATGGACGGAGAAGAGGCTTGGTCAGTCAGCCCTCCCGGCCGACCGGAGGGGGCGAACTGGACCGAACCACCGAAGGTCGTCACTCGGGCCGACTATCGTCAGGACCGTGTCGGCTTCGTCGACGAAGGTTGGAGGCACATTTTCGTGGTTCCCGCAGAGGGTGGGACCGCACGGCAGCTCACGGACGGATACTGGAACCACTCGACAGGAGAATGGACGCCCGACGGAGCGGAGTTGGTGTTCTCGTCACTGCGTACCGAAGACTCCGAGCTCTCTTGGCGTCAGTCCGAGGTCTACGCCGTGAACGTCGCGAATGGCACGATCCGTCAGTTGACTACCCGGCATGGCCAAGACTCCGGTCCGATCCCGTCTCCGGCGGGTGACCTGATCGCGTATCGCGGTGCCGACTTCCACACCGACACGTACCGCAATTCCGGTGTGTATATCATGAACATGGATGGCTCCAATTCTCACCTGATTTCGGGAGACTTCGATCGTTCCATCAATGGCATGCAGTGGGCCCACGATGGAAGTGGCCTGTACCTCACGGTCAGCGCTGAAGGGGACCGGAACATCCACTTCGTCTCGACGGGTGGTGGCGTGACTGCGCTGTCGTCGGGTAACCACATGTTCGCACTGAGTTCGTTCACAGCTGACGGACAAGCGGTCGGCACCCTCACCAGTCCACAGTTGCCGTCCGACATCGTGTCCTTCAGTCTCTCCGACCCGAACCGTCGGACACAGCTGACACACGTGAATGACGACGTGTTCGCTGGCGTGACATTTGGCGACGTCGAAGAGATCAAGTACGAGTCGGTCGATGGCTTCGAGATCGAGGGTTGGATCGTCAAGCCGCCGGACTTCGATCCGAGCCGCAAGTACCCGATGATGCTGTCGATCCACGGTGGGCCGCACGGCATGTACAACGTCGGCTTCAACTTCGCCTGGCAGGAGCATGCAGCGAACGGATACGTCGTACTCTACACAAACCCCCGTGGCAGCTCCGGGTACGGAAGTGCGTTCGGCAATTCGATCAAGAACGCGTATCCGGGCAAAGACTACGACGACCTGATGAACGGAGTCGACTTGGTCATCGACCGTGGGTACATCGACGATGAGAACATGTTCGTCTATGGCTGCTCCGGTGGTGGCGTGCTTACGTCGTGGGTGGTTGGGCACACCGATCGTTTCGCAGCCGCTTCGGCAAACTGCCCGGTGATCAACTGGTTGTCTTTCGTGGGTACGACGGACGGCATCGGATGGTATCGGAACTTCGAGAATCTCCCCTGGGACGACCCGAGTGAGCACCTGCGTCGCTCGCCGCTCATGTACGTGGGGAACGTCACGACTCCTACAATGCTCATGACGGGCGTCAACGACCTTCGCACGCCGATGCCTCAGACCGAAGAATATTTCGCGGCGCTCAAGGTCATGGGTGTCGAGACGGCGATGGTTCGCTTCAACAACGAATGGCACGGCACGTCGAGTACGCCGTCGAACTTCCTCCGTACCCAGCTCTTCCTGCGAGAATGGTTCGCAAAGCACTCGAGCGGACGGAGCATCACGCAGGACTGA
- a CDS encoding YqgE/AlgH family protein produces MENLRGSLLISSGGLHDPNFRHTVVLVGEHNSEGSLGVVLNRTLGISVQNALPTLSDLVPPGESLFEGGPVQPGSPVLLAEFKTPESADILVFGSVGFLVGQVQSDIEPSIVRARVFAGYSGWGPGQLEAEMAAESWIIESALEDDVFTTAPDLLWSSVLKRKGPAYRQLSLTPYDPSMN; encoded by the coding sequence ATGGAGAATCTGCGCGGCAGCCTGCTAATTTCCAGCGGTGGTCTGCACGACCCGAACTTCCGCCACACCGTGGTTCTGGTTGGGGAGCATAACTCGGAGGGGTCGCTGGGCGTGGTACTGAATCGGACTCTTGGCATCTCAGTTCAGAATGCGCTCCCCACTTTGAGCGATCTGGTGCCTCCAGGTGAGTCGCTATTCGAGGGTGGCCCAGTCCAGCCGGGTAGTCCCGTGCTTTTGGCCGAGTTTAAGACCCCGGAGTCAGCAGATATCCTGGTGTTCGGGTCCGTAGGGTTTCTTGTGGGCCAAGTACAGTCCGACATCGAACCAAGTATTGTCAGAGCGAGGGTCTTCGCGGGTTACTCAGGATGGGGGCCGGGTCAACTCGAGGCAGAGATGGCCGCCGAAAGTTGGATCATCGAATCCGCTCTTGAGGATGACGTATTCACCACCGCGCCAGACTTGCTCTGGAGTAGCGTGCTCAAGCGGAAAGGACCGGCGTACCGGCAATTATCCCTGACGCCATACGACCCATCGATGAACTAA
- a CDS encoding M42 family metallopeptidase, which translates to MNRSWMFVFVASLMTAPASSQTLDASAELMRALTEAPGPSAFEESVREIVVREFEDLGSDIRFDGLGSVLATIPGGAGGPVVMVTAHLDEVGLMVQYITPDGFIRVKALGGWLRQALPDQRWTILGSEGPVMGISGIRTVHVTPAAQRERVWALDEIFLDVGATSRDEVEAMGVRPGDGIAPLSDFAVLANERYAAKAWDDRVGLAVMLVAARRIRDEGIQVPAEVVWVATTQEEIGLRGAQTAVALAKPEIGISIEAGVAADFPGIGPTQAQERLGGGPGMFLLDSSMIPNRKFRDFMFRIADETGISLQPDVLTGYGEDGAEIQRFDSGRPSVNITVPTRYLHSHTGIIQRSDFDEAVQLLIEVLQRLDQETVRELGSFR; encoded by the coding sequence ATGAATCGATCTTGGATGTTTGTATTTGTAGCCTCCCTCATGACAGCCCCGGCATCCAGCCAGACGCTTGATGCGAGTGCCGAACTGATGCGGGCGCTGACAGAAGCGCCGGGTCCGTCAGCCTTTGAAGAATCCGTCAGAGAGATTGTTGTCCGGGAGTTTGAGGACCTAGGCTCTGATATTCGGTTTGACGGTCTAGGATCAGTGCTCGCCACGATCCCAGGTGGGGCGGGTGGTCCTGTGGTCATGGTCACGGCGCATCTCGACGAAGTCGGGCTCATGGTGCAGTACATCACGCCAGATGGATTTATCCGAGTGAAGGCTCTCGGTGGCTGGCTCAGGCAGGCCCTTCCGGATCAGCGGTGGACCATACTGGGGAGTGAGGGCCCAGTGATGGGGATCAGCGGCATTCGGACCGTCCACGTCACGCCAGCCGCTCAACGTGAGCGCGTATGGGCGTTGGATGAGATTTTCCTAGATGTGGGAGCGACGTCGAGAGACGAAGTCGAGGCGATGGGGGTGAGACCAGGAGATGGTATCGCTCCGCTCAGTGACTTCGCCGTATTGGCCAACGAGCGTTACGCGGCGAAGGCGTGGGACGACCGCGTGGGCCTCGCAGTGATGCTGGTTGCCGCTAGAAGGATCCGGGATGAAGGAATCCAAGTCCCTGCGGAGGTCGTCTGGGTGGCCACTACGCAGGAGGAGATCGGGTTGAGGGGCGCTCAAACTGCCGTCGCACTAGCTAAGCCAGAAATCGGAATTTCGATTGAGGCCGGGGTCGCGGCTGACTTCCCAGGGATTGGACCGACCCAAGCTCAGGAGCGACTCGGAGGCGGGCCAGGAATGTTCCTGCTGGATAGCTCCATGATCCCCAACAGGAAGTTCCGTGACTTCATGTTCAGAATTGCTGACGAAACTGGCATTTCCCTTCAGCCCGATGTCCTGACCGGGTACGGGGAGGACGGCGCTGAGATCCAACGCTTCGACTCAGGTCGCCCTTCTGTGAACATCACGGTACCCACGCGCTATCTCCATTCTCATACCGGCATCATACAGCGGTCGGACTTCGATGAGGCAGTTCAGTTGCTCATCGAGGTGCTCCAACGCCTCGATCAAGAGACCGTCCGAGAGTTGGGGAGCTTCCGTTAG
- a CDS encoding M20/M25/M40 family metallo-hydrolase, whose amino-acid sequence MRSTLLALAVLFLPATLSGQDSSSDYTEPYQQDALSILETIIGYRSAATHGQVPDLAAYLAGHFREGGFPDEDVHVLPFEVEGGEETAGLIVRYRGDGSSGERPILLLAHMDVVDALPQDWTRSPFTLVEEDGYFFGRGTSDNKMGITTLTTTFLRLRAEGFVPTRDLIIAFTGDEETGMMSAHRMVTTHRELTDAEFALNADGGGGVLDASGDAVSYAIQTSEKTYATFELTVTNPGGHSSTPRTDNAIYDLATALSNVEAYRFPVMVNEATRLYLNGTAAVTPGEVGEAMARLAENPDDSQAADILWHQPEIVGLTRTTCIATMLRAGHAENALPQSATATINCRIFPGVDVAAVQTTLERIAATPGLTIQVFGDPKTSPASPIRDDVVDAVTAAVEARYPGTPIIPYMAPYGTDGLVVRASGIPTYGVMGAFFKDNDSFMHGLNERVRVREFYGALEHWYTILNRLAGRPAT is encoded by the coding sequence ATGCGTAGCACGTTATTGGCCCTCGCGGTCCTCTTTCTCCCCGCCACATTGTCGGGTCAAGACTCAAGTTCGGACTATACAGAGCCGTACCAACAAGATGCCTTGAGCATCCTCGAAACGATCATTGGATACCGAAGCGCAGCTACGCACGGTCAGGTTCCGGATCTGGCGGCATACCTAGCGGGTCACTTTCGCGAGGGAGGATTCCCGGACGAAGACGTCCACGTTCTTCCCTTTGAGGTCGAAGGGGGAGAAGAGACAGCCGGGCTAATCGTCCGGTACCGGGGTGACGGATCATCAGGAGAGCGCCCGATCCTGCTGCTGGCACACATGGATGTGGTCGACGCCCTTCCTCAAGACTGGACTCGAAGTCCATTCACGCTCGTCGAGGAGGACGGCTATTTCTTTGGCCGAGGCACTTCAGACAACAAAATGGGGATCACCACCCTCACTACCACGTTTCTCCGTTTGAGAGCCGAAGGCTTTGTGCCAACGCGGGACCTCATTATCGCCTTCACGGGCGACGAGGAGACCGGCATGATGTCCGCGCACCGAATGGTAACAACTCACCGAGAGCTGACAGATGCGGAATTTGCTCTGAACGCTGATGGAGGCGGAGGTGTTCTCGACGCGAGTGGAGACGCCGTTAGCTATGCAATTCAAACGTCTGAGAAAACCTACGCCACGTTCGAACTAACCGTCACAAATCCAGGTGGACACAGCTCCACCCCTCGGACCGACAATGCGATTTACGATCTGGCGACCGCGCTCAGCAATGTCGAGGCATACCGCTTCCCCGTGATGGTCAACGAGGCCACGCGACTGTACTTGAACGGCACGGCCGCGGTCACGCCGGGTGAAGTCGGTGAGGCCATGGCCCGATTGGCAGAGAACCCAGACGATTCACAGGCTGCGGATATCCTCTGGCATCAGCCAGAGATCGTTGGCCTAACCCGGACGACTTGCATAGCGACGATGCTCCGCGCTGGTCATGCCGAGAACGCGTTGCCCCAGTCGGCTACTGCAACTATCAACTGTCGGATCTTTCCCGGGGTGGATGTTGCTGCGGTACAAACCACCTTGGAGAGAATCGCCGCCACTCCGGGCTTGACGATCCAGGTGTTCGGCGATCCCAAGACTAGCCCAGCCTCACCAATTCGGGACGATGTCGTGGATGCCGTCACCGCCGCGGTTGAGGCCCGCTACCCAGGCACACCAATCATTCCATACATGGCGCCCTACGGGACCGACGGATTGGTGGTTCGTGCTTCGGGCATACCCACATACGGCGTCATGGGCGCCTTCTTCAAAGACAACGATTCATTCATGCACGGTCTCAACGAACGAGTGAGGGTGCGAGAGTTCTACGGGGCCCTCGAGCATTGGTATACGATACTAAACAGATTGGCGGGCCGACCCGCGACGTAA
- a CDS encoding SDR family NAD(P)-dependent oxidoreductase: MSRIAQVAVALFSTSFVMSLPASGQELQPVGGRSPSEGQRVVFVTGSTGGLGREVARGLAASGDHVVLHGRSLERGMELVAEIEAAGRGSARLYLADLGSLKQVNALARAIQRDYGRLDVLVNNAGIWLEGPRQLSDDGHELHFQVNYLSSFLLTRELLPLLRQSAPSRIVHVSSVAQQPIDFGNVMLEDDYSDGRAYAQSKLAQIMLTFDLAEELAGSGVTTNAVHPASMMDTDMVLGRGAQARSSVHDGVDAVMYVLAGEDIGTGGYFNQTTPTRAHLQAYDADARERLRTLAERLTTAR, from the coding sequence ATGAGCCGGATCGCACAAGTCGCTGTCGCGCTTTTCTCCACAAGCTTCGTCATGTCCCTCCCCGCCTCCGGACAAGAACTTCAACCGGTCGGAGGCCGTTCACCGAGCGAAGGGCAACGGGTGGTATTTGTCACAGGCTCTACCGGTGGCCTGGGACGAGAAGTAGCCAGGGGTCTCGCGGCGAGCGGCGACCACGTCGTCCTACACGGCAGGAGCCTCGAGCGGGGGATGGAGCTCGTGGCCGAAATCGAAGCCGCGGGGCGTGGGAGCGCGCGCTTGTATCTCGCGGACCTCGGCTCCTTAAAACAAGTGAACGCGCTCGCGAGGGCCATCCAACGTGACTACGGCCGCCTCGACGTGCTCGTCAACAACGCCGGAATCTGGCTGGAAGGCCCTCGGCAACTTAGCGACGACGGCCACGAGCTTCACTTCCAGGTCAACTACCTCTCCAGCTTCCTCCTTACCCGAGAGCTTCTTCCCCTACTCCGCCAGAGCGCCCCGTCGAGAATCGTCCACGTCTCTTCCGTCGCCCAGCAGCCGATCGACTTTGGTAACGTGATGCTCGAAGACGATTACAGCGATGGTCGCGCCTACGCCCAGAGTAAGCTAGCCCAGATCATGCTCACGTTCGATCTCGCCGAGGAGCTAGCAGGCAGTGGAGTCACAACCAACGCTGTGCATCCTGCGTCCATGATGGACACCGACATGGTCTTGGGCCGCGGCGCGCAGGCTCGCAGTAGCGTCCATGATGGAGTCGACGCGGTGATGTATGTCCTCGCCGGAGAGGATATCGGGACCGGCGGTTATTTCAATCAGACGACACCGACTCGCGCGCATCTCCAGGCGTACGACGCAGACGCCCGGGAGCGGCTGCGGACTCTCGCGGAGCGGCTGACGACTGCGCGCTGA
- a CDS encoding alpha/beta hydrolase encodes MRSVMVGGLGVLGVISAVVVGWFMLNESSLVFPGQSRTDLPIAPGAAAEFPWDSLRVGGAGGATTFLIESSLPTDVSGRWAIFFHGNDMLVSDSGGRYALLRAAGFNVLSVEFRGYGASKALGRAEEQGTYLDAMAGWTYLTETRGVRPDSIVVYGFSIGSGPATFLAAQEDLAGIITEGAFTSAPDIAVLRYPWLPVRWLMKTQFSNIERADSVSEPWLLFHGLDDQIVPFSHAGALAKAAPNARVVPLEAGHSNGVTKHRETLLNALREFAIEVFGEAGR; translated from the coding sequence GTGCGAAGCGTAATGGTGGGAGGATTGGGAGTGCTGGGTGTCATCTCAGCCGTTGTCGTCGGCTGGTTCATGCTCAACGAGTCATCCCTTGTATTCCCTGGCCAATCTCGGACGGATCTTCCCATCGCGCCGGGAGCGGCGGCCGAGTTCCCCTGGGACTCCCTTCGAGTGGGAGGGGCAGGTGGCGCCACGACGTTTCTCATTGAGAGTAGTCTTCCGACCGATGTCAGTGGACGGTGGGCGATCTTCTTTCATGGAAACGATATGCTCGTCTCCGACTCCGGCGGCAGGTACGCATTGTTGCGGGCAGCTGGGTTCAACGTCCTCTCGGTCGAGTTCCGGGGCTACGGGGCCTCCAAGGCCTTGGGCAGAGCTGAGGAGCAAGGTACCTACCTCGACGCGATGGCTGGCTGGACATACCTCACAGAAACAAGGGGAGTACGTCCGGACAGCATCGTAGTGTATGGCTTCTCCATAGGATCAGGGCCGGCAACATTCCTTGCCGCCCAGGAGGATCTTGCTGGCATAATCACGGAAGGTGCGTTCACGTCTGCTCCAGACATTGCGGTGCTCAGATATCCGTGGCTTCCGGTACGCTGGCTCATGAAGACTCAGTTCTCGAATATTGAGCGCGCGGACAGTGTTTCGGAGCCTTGGCTGCTCTTCCACGGCCTTGATGATCAAATTGTCCCGTTCTCACACGCCGGTGCGCTCGCCAAGGCCGCTCCCAATGCGAGGGTTGTTCCGCTGGAGGCCGGTCATAGCAATGGTGTGACCAAACACCGAGAAACTTTGTTGAATGCGCTTCGGGAATTCGCCATCGAAGTCTTCGGTGAAGCTGGCCGATAG
- a CDS encoding GNAT family N-acetyltransferase, whose amino-acid sequence MLQGRPRVGILHADRASEIVDVLCETFFDYPVMRFVLGTSADYGARLNELMTFDVAARIACDEWLLGIEGPSGLSAAATVSRPAAESPPKVVNLRENMWASLGGDARSRYELFTQASAPFEVEQPHLHLSLIGVRKDVRGHGLGRGLLEAVHALSEMDDSSVGVALTTEVKRNVSLYERFGYEIVGQARVESSFTTWGFYRPDG is encoded by the coding sequence ATGCTACAGGGTCGACCACGAGTCGGAATTTTGCACGCAGATCGAGCGTCCGAGATAGTTGACGTACTTTGTGAGACATTCTTCGACTACCCGGTCATGCGGTTCGTCCTTGGGACTTCCGCGGACTACGGTGCGCGGCTTAACGAGCTGATGACTTTCGATGTGGCCGCGAGAATCGCTTGCGACGAATGGCTTCTAGGCATTGAAGGTCCCTCCGGATTGAGCGCAGCGGCCACCGTTTCGCGGCCAGCGGCTGAGAGTCCACCGAAGGTGGTGAACTTGCGCGAGAACATGTGGGCGTCGCTTGGCGGCGATGCACGGTCCCGCTACGAATTGTTTACTCAAGCGAGCGCTCCCTTTGAGGTCGAACAACCACATCTTCATCTCAGTCTGATCGGTGTCCGCAAAGATGTGCGGGGACATGGTCTGGGACGCGGACTACTTGAGGCAGTTCATGCGCTCTCAGAAATGGACGATTCCTCAGTGGGTGTAGCGCTGACGACGGAGGTGAAGAGGAACGTCAGCCTCTACGAGCGTTTCGGCTACGAGATAGTGGGGCAGGCCCGGGTCGAGTCATCGTTCACGACTTGGGGTTTCTATAGGCCTGACGGATAA
- a CDS encoding nuclear transport factor 2 family protein: MTSTQRQAATLLLIALASCAGPPAATEAEDREQLLARIEQFNEAIREGDVEKYTEVFVDDFVFTWAPDGQIYAPEEIFPNVVPTPDHAPSVDEIVVRIYGDAAIVNVRMRQLPHEAGARVTFSFARVEGAWKVVAYQSTNITDPAG; the protein is encoded by the coding sequence ATGACATCGACGCAGAGACAAGCTGCGACCCTGCTGCTGATTGCTCTCGCGTCATGCGCGGGACCACCGGCTGCGACGGAAGCGGAGGATCGTGAGCAACTCTTGGCACGAATCGAACAGTTCAACGAAGCCATCCGCGAAGGCGATGTAGAGAAGTACACCGAGGTCTTTGTGGACGACTTCGTATTCACGTGGGCTCCCGACGGACAGATCTACGCTCCGGAGGAAATTTTCCCGAATGTCGTTCCCACTCCGGACCATGCTCCCAGCGTGGACGAGATCGTCGTTCGCATCTACGGAGACGCCGCGATCGTAAACGTGCGCATGAGGCAGCTGCCCCATGAGGCTGGTGCGCGCGTCACATTCAGCTTCGCCCGCGTCGAGGGCGCATGGAAAGTGGTCGCGTATCAGAGCACGAATATCACAGACCCGGCCGGCTAA
- a CDS encoding amidohydrolase family protein, which produces MWNIRSILFSTVLAALFCTPVLTDAQVIRYDVAILGGRVIDPETRFDGIANVGLRGGQIAVVTTDSISGDSEVDARGLVVAPGFIDPLTHLVAARLPSALYKVTDGVTTVLELHGGPVDVEARYRSMESEDMLLNYGTNVGHAALRGAVGLSSKADGREREVPATAEEVTRIVELAREGILGGALGIGFGIQYVPSTTEEEIFRLFELGAQYGVPSHLHIRYLGPQRPINSVKAIHEVIATAAATGASAHVAHVNSTSPRDIDLVLDLLEGAAAHGIDVSADAYPWEAGSTGLETSVFDLGFRERMSIGYDDIELVSTGERLTEETFHRYRSDDNHDRVIVHFIPTETLRKALTSPIVMVASDGEISPEGLGHPRGAGTYARFLRQYVREWGDLSLVEAMRKTSYLAAVQLQQASPAMRRKGRLSAGADADIVVFDLATVRERATYLEPAQTSVGIEHVWVNGVRVVRGGELVEGVAPGRAIRGAPQRSR; this is translated from the coding sequence ATGTGGAACATCCGATCGATTCTATTCTCGACCGTCCTTGCAGCACTCTTTTGTACGCCCGTCCTGACAGACGCGCAGGTGATCCGCTATGACGTCGCGATCCTCGGTGGCCGCGTCATCGACCCCGAGACGAGGTTCGATGGAATCGCCAACGTTGGGCTGCGCGGTGGTCAGATTGCGGTCGTGACCACGGATTCCATATCTGGCGACAGCGAGGTCGATGCTCGCGGTCTCGTGGTCGCCCCGGGGTTCATCGACCCGCTCACCCATCTCGTTGCCGCTCGGCTACCAAGTGCACTCTACAAGGTGACTGACGGCGTGACGACCGTGCTTGAATTGCACGGCGGGCCTGTCGATGTCGAGGCCCGGTACCGTTCGATGGAGTCGGAGGACATGCTGCTCAACTATGGCACCAATGTGGGGCACGCTGCCCTGCGGGGCGCAGTGGGACTCTCCTCGAAGGCCGATGGGAGAGAGCGTGAGGTTCCGGCGACTGCCGAGGAGGTCACCCGCATTGTGGAACTGGCCCGAGAGGGGATCTTGGGGGGCGCGCTTGGGATCGGATTCGGGATTCAATATGTGCCGAGCACTACCGAGGAGGAGATCTTTCGCCTCTTTGAGCTTGGGGCTCAATATGGCGTCCCGTCGCACCTGCACATCCGATATTTAGGGCCGCAGCGCCCGATCAACAGCGTCAAGGCGATCCACGAAGTCATCGCGACGGCCGCCGCTACGGGCGCCTCAGCGCACGTAGCCCACGTGAACTCGACGTCCCCGAGGGACATTGATCTCGTCCTAGATCTCCTCGAGGGGGCCGCCGCGCACGGCATCGACGTGTCGGCCGATGCCTATCCGTGGGAGGCAGGTTCGACGGGTCTGGAGACGTCGGTGTTCGACCTGGGGTTCAGGGAGCGGATGTCGATTGGGTATGACGACATCGAGCTAGTGAGCACGGGTGAGCGCCTCACCGAGGAGACCTTCCATCGGTATCGGTCCGACGACAACCACGATCGTGTCATCGTGCACTTCATTCCCACGGAGACCTTACGTAAGGCCCTGACGAGTCCGATCGTAATGGTCGCGAGCGATGGCGAGATTAGTCCCGAGGGACTCGGACATCCGCGCGGGGCCGGGACCTATGCTCGCTTCCTACGTCAATATGTTCGGGAGTGGGGGGACCTCTCTCTCGTCGAAGCCATGCGGAAGACCAGCTATCTGGCTGCGGTGCAGCTGCAGCAGGCGTCACCGGCAATGCGGCGGAAAGGTCGTCTCAGCGCTGGTGCGGATGCAGACATCGTCGTGTTCGACCTCGCCACCGTGAGAGAGCGAGCCACCTATCTGGAGCCGGCTCAGACGTCCGTTGGCATTGAACATGTGTGGGTCAACGGCGTGCGTGTCGTCCGTGGTGGGGAGTTGGTGGAGGGCGTAGCTCCAGGTCGGGCGATTCGAGGCGCTCCTCAGCGGAGTCGCTAA
- a CDS encoding HAD family phosphatase — MKRVAVPVNFVLWDHDGVLVDTEPLFFEATARALADHGVAVSHDRWAALQAVGSGIVRLLDEAEGIGVTQAEIRHIRDEIYAELLSQRDVLIPGARRALEEIARSYRSVMVTTSLRRYIDQIHGQTGLLEHFEHIVTAEDCSRHKPHPEPYLRAMDLIGATPEACVAIEDSPRGFASARAAGVRCVVVRSDFIGSGSFDGAERVLDRVAQFGPFLAQLGDAAAEGAGS; from the coding sequence GTGAAGCGTGTAGCGGTGCCTGTGAATTTTGTCCTGTGGGACCACGACGGTGTGCTCGTTGATACGGAGCCACTTTTCTTCGAAGCCACTGCTCGAGCACTGGCGGATCACGGGGTGGCCGTTAGTCACGACAGGTGGGCTGCACTACAGGCTGTTGGTTCGGGCATCGTCCGGCTCCTCGATGAGGCAGAAGGCATCGGCGTGACTCAGGCCGAGATCCGCCATATCCGTGACGAGATCTATGCCGAGCTACTTTCCCAGCGCGACGTGTTGATCCCGGGAGCCCGCCGTGCCCTGGAAGAGATTGCCAGATCTTATCGATCTGTCATGGTGACAACTTCGTTGAGGCGCTACATCGATCAGATCCACGGTCAGACCGGCTTGTTGGAACACTTTGAACACATCGTGACGGCAGAGGACTGCTCAAGGCACAAGCCTCATCCTGAGCCGTACCTCCGAGCTATGGATCTGATCGGTGCCACACCCGAAGCCTGTGTTGCAATCGAGGACTCGCCACGTGGCTTCGCATCGGCCAGGGCGGCAGGGGTTCGCTGTGTTGTTGTTCGCAGCGACTTCATCGGGTCGGGTAGTTTCGATGGCGCGGAGCGCGTCTTGGACCGGGTGGCCCAGTTTGGCCCCTTTCTGGCTCAGCTCGGAGACGCCGCTGCTGAAGGTGCCGGATCCTAG